The following coding sequences lie in one Saccharopolyspora hordei genomic window:
- a CDS encoding IclR family transcriptional regulator has protein sequence MARPTTPETVRPPIGVTRDPQANPKESSLTLERGLSLLQAVAESESEAPTISDLAATVGVSRAAVYRLLGPLQARGLVRREGSRVRLGLGVLWLAGRVLPQLRVASLPALRSLAEQVGATVHLTVADGSEAQAVAVVEPSWTSYHVSYRVGSRHPVHRGAAGRAVDLPPGGPRWVASNGDLHPGAYAVAAPVRGVPGLRASVGVVALQPLAQEEVGPLVLETAESVAEALR, from the coding sequence ATGGCACGACCGACCACGCCGGAGACGGTCCGGCCCCCGATCGGCGTGACCCGCGACCCGCAGGCGAACCCGAAGGAGAGCTCGCTGACGCTGGAGCGGGGCCTGAGCCTGCTGCAGGCGGTGGCGGAGTCGGAGAGCGAAGCACCGACCATCAGCGACCTGGCGGCGACCGTCGGCGTCAGCCGCGCGGCCGTGTACCGGCTGCTCGGGCCGCTGCAGGCGCGCGGCCTGGTGCGCCGGGAGGGCTCGCGGGTGCGGCTGGGCCTCGGCGTGCTGTGGCTGGCCGGGCGGGTGCTGCCGCAGCTGCGGGTGGCGTCGCTGCCCGCGCTGCGGTCGCTGGCCGAGCAGGTCGGCGCGACGGTGCACCTGACGGTCGCCGACGGCAGCGAGGCGCAGGCCGTGGCCGTGGTGGAGCCGTCCTGGACCAGCTACCACGTGTCCTACCGGGTGGGCAGCCGCCACCCGGTGCACCGGGGCGCGGCCGGGCGGGCGGTGGACCTCCCGCCGGGCGGCCCGCGGTGGGTCGCCAGCAACGGCGACCTCCACCCGGGCGCGTACGCGGTGGCCGCGCCGGTGCGCGGCGTGCCCGGCCTGCGCGCCAGCGTCGGCGTGGTCGCGCTGCAGCCGCTGGCCCAGGAGGAGGTCGGCCCGCTGGTGCTGGAGACCGCCGAGTCGGTCGCCGAAGCGCTCCGCTGA
- a CDS encoding fumarylacetoacetate hydrolase family protein, with the protein MTWIEDPEFAPDRPFGPQTLPYGVLVTGNGPVVAVRVGRHALPLRGIAGELGPRLAELVSGDSLDPLLAAGRERWQELRERLTEVVTADRAPSGANLVRTDWHTLVLPFTVADYVDFFSSRHHVENVSRISRRTVPPVPENWTHMPVGYHGRSGTVYVSGTDVHRPSGQRKAAGDLHPAFGPTRRLDFEVEVGFVCGGEPASRVATDDFAEHVFGVALVNDWSARDIQVWESEPLGPFLGKSFATSVAGWITPLAAFEEARIPLPEPTHVLHHYLVESEPWGLDLRLEVQCNETVLARPRFEHMSWSPAQQLAHLTVNGAPVRPGDLFASGTVSGPERDQRGCLLELTWGGAEPITLQDGEQRTFLQDGDRVTLRGTAPGPGGTVVGLGEVTGTVLAAARR; encoded by the coding sequence TTGACCTGGATCGAGGATCCGGAGTTCGCCCCGGACCGGCCGTTCGGCCCGCAGACGCTGCCCTACGGGGTGCTGGTGACCGGCAACGGTCCCGTCGTCGCGGTGCGCGTCGGCCGGCACGCGCTGCCGCTGCGCGGCATCGCGGGGGAGCTCGGACCCCGGCTCGCCGAGCTGGTCTCCGGCGATTCCCTCGACCCGCTGCTGGCGGCCGGCCGCGAGCGGTGGCAGGAGCTGCGCGAGCGGCTCACCGAGGTCGTCACGGCCGACCGCGCGCCGTCCGGCGCCAACCTGGTGCGCACCGACTGGCACACCCTGGTGCTGCCGTTCACCGTCGCCGACTACGTCGACTTCTTCTCCTCGCGGCACCACGTGGAGAACGTCAGCCGCATCTCCCGGCGCACCGTCCCGCCGGTGCCGGAGAACTGGACGCACATGCCGGTCGGCTACCACGGCCGCTCCGGCACGGTCTACGTCTCGGGCACCGACGTGCACCGCCCGAGCGGGCAGCGCAAGGCGGCCGGCGACCTGCACCCGGCGTTCGGGCCGACCCGGCGGCTGGACTTCGAGGTCGAGGTCGGGTTCGTCTGCGGCGGCGAACCGGCCTCCCGGGTGGCCACGGACGACTTCGCCGAGCACGTGTTCGGCGTCGCGCTGGTCAACGACTGGTCGGCGCGGGACATCCAGGTGTGGGAGTCCGAGCCGCTCGGCCCGTTCCTCGGCAAGTCCTTCGCCACCTCGGTCGCCGGGTGGATCACCCCGCTGGCGGCGTTCGAGGAGGCGCGGATCCCGCTGCCGGAGCCGACGCACGTGCTGCACCACTACCTCGTGGAGTCCGAGCCGTGGGGGCTCGACCTGCGGCTGGAGGTGCAGTGCAACGAGACCGTGCTGGCCCGCCCGCGCTTCGAGCACATGTCCTGGTCGCCGGCGCAGCAGCTGGCGCACCTCACCGTGAACGGCGCGCCGGTGCGCCCGGGCGACCTGTTCGCCTCCGGCACCGTGTCCGGCCCGGAGCGCGACCAGCGCGGGTGCCTGCTGGAGCTGACCTGGGGTGGTGCCGAGCCGATCACCCTGCAGGACGGCGAGCAGCGCACCTTCCTCCAGGACGGGGACCGGGTGACACTGCGGGGGACCGCGCCCGGACCCGGCGGGACCGTGGTCGGGCTCGGCGAGGTGACCGGCACGGTGCTGGCCGCCGCTCGGAGGTGA
- a CDS encoding DUF2470 domain-containing protein — MSETRTRKPATPTPAERARSITKRGGKAALLPSSEISVRVAPLLHHVHPDGSATVLLADDHPLVATAWQAPRGELAAVLEIADPTPVRLREPVRGLLWLTGWVRLLHGDDARAEVLRVAEERPDPRLLDAGHGATVLKLETASLVLADAESTDSVDPAEFQAADPDPFCLHEDSWLRHLELSHRDVVGLLSRHLPEQLRGGHVRPLGLDKHGLRLRVESADGDHDVRLAFSQPVTTTEHLGKELRRLVGCPFLAQQRSG; from the coding sequence GTGAGCGAGACGAGGACCCGGAAGCCGGCCACGCCGACCCCGGCAGAGCGAGCCAGGAGCATCACCAAGCGCGGCGGGAAGGCGGCGCTGCTGCCGTCCAGCGAGATCTCGGTGCGCGTCGCCCCGCTGCTGCACCACGTGCACCCGGACGGCTCCGCCACCGTGCTCCTCGCCGACGACCACCCGCTGGTCGCCACCGCCTGGCAGGCCCCGCGCGGCGAGCTGGCCGCGGTCCTCGAGATCGCCGACCCGACGCCCGTCCGGCTCCGCGAACCGGTGCGGGGACTGCTGTGGCTGACCGGGTGGGTCCGCCTGCTGCACGGCGACGACGCCCGCGCCGAGGTGCTCCGGGTCGCCGAGGAGCGCCCGGACCCGCGGCTGCTGGACGCCGGGCACGGCGCGACCGTGCTCAAGCTGGAGACGGCGTCGCTGGTGCTGGCCGACGCGGAAAGCACCGACTCGGTGGACCCGGCGGAGTTCCAGGCCGCCGACCCCGACCCGTTCTGCCTGCACGAGGACTCGTGGCTGCGCCACCTGGAGCTGTCCCACCGGGACGTCGTCGGGCTGCTCAGCCGGCACCTGCCGGAGCAGCTGCGCGGCGGCCACGTCCGCCCGCTCGGCCTGGACAAGCACGGCCTGCGGCTGCGCGTGGAGTCCGCCGACGGCGACCACGACGTCCGCCTGGCCTTCTCCCAGCCGGTGACGACCACCGAGCACCTCGGCAAGGAGCTGCGCCGCCTGGTCGGCTGCCCCTTCCTCGCCCAGCAGCGCTCCGGCTGA
- a CDS encoding CPBP family intramembrane glutamic endopeptidase produces the protein MSTLRAWLTPARPGDPVVVTDRQERRAITVELVVVFAVTLGLSGVQSLLSLLDALLRPEPLADQHAAINVPRAGLGLLDMLQQLASTTRLIAWGALGVFLLWRGGIALWRVGLDRSRPWRDLLGGAGLAALIGIPGLGLYLTAHALGLSLTVQPSTLDEAWWRAPVLTLAAFGNSFAEEVLVVAYLLTRLRQLGWSENRALWASAVLRGSYHLYQGFGGFVGNVVMGLVYGRVWQRTNRLWPLVVGHALIDVVAFVGYAALRGRVGWLP, from the coding sequence GTGAGCACCTTGCGCGCTTGGCTGACGCCCGCCCGCCCCGGTGACCCGGTCGTCGTCACCGACCGCCAGGAGCGCCGCGCGATCACCGTCGAGCTGGTCGTGGTGTTCGCGGTGACCCTCGGGCTGTCCGGCGTGCAGAGCCTGCTGTCCCTGCTGGACGCGCTGCTGCGCCCGGAACCGCTGGCCGACCAGCACGCCGCGATCAACGTGCCGCGCGCCGGCCTCGGGCTGCTGGACATGCTCCAGCAGCTGGCGAGCACCACCCGGCTCATCGCCTGGGGCGCGCTGGGCGTGTTCCTGCTGTGGCGCGGCGGGATCGCGCTGTGGCGGGTCGGGCTCGACCGCTCCCGGCCCTGGCGCGACCTGCTCGGCGGCGCCGGGCTCGCCGCGCTGATCGGCATCCCCGGCCTGGGCCTCTACCTGACCGCGCACGCGCTGGGCTTGAGCCTCACCGTGCAGCCGTCGACGCTGGACGAGGCGTGGTGGCGGGCCCCGGTGCTGACGCTGGCGGCCTTCGGCAACTCCTTCGCCGAAGAGGTCCTGGTGGTGGCCTACCTGCTGACCCGCCTGCGGCAGCTCGGCTGGTCGGAGAACCGGGCGCTGTGGGCCTCCGCCGTGCTGCGCGGCAGCTACCACCTGTACCAGGGCTTCGGGGGCTTCGTCGGCAACGTGGTGATGGGCCTGGTCTACGGCCGCGTCTGGCAGCGCACCAACCGGCTGTGGCCGCTGGTCGTCGGCCACGCGCTCATCGACGTGGTCGCCTTCGTCGGCTACGCCGCCCTGCGGGGCCGGGTCGGCTGGCTGCCGTAG
- a CDS encoding arginine deiminase, producing the protein MTEPHVQSEVGPLRSVLLHRPGTELKRLTPRNSDQLLFDAIPWVDRAQEEHDAFAEVLRERGVEVLLLRELLVEALQDSRARAAAVLTCVDELKLGADTADTLRSHLSGVDDAALAEVLIAGMTFEELPAAEGQSLVRRMHHPHDFAIEPLPNLLFTRDSSVWVRDRVAIASLAMPARRRESALTDLVYAYHPRFSRSPRAYGAHSAPVEGGDVLVLAPGVVAIGVGERTTPAGAEAFARSVFADDLAHTVLAVPIEQTRASMHLDTVCTMVDRDAVVMYPAVQHALCAYTLRPAGGELKVSGPTPFLTAAAEAMEIDHLRVIDTGLDPVTAEREQWEDGNNTLALAPGVVVAYERNVETNERLEEAGIEVLRISGSELGSGRGGPRCMSCPITRDPLPELP; encoded by the coding sequence GTGACCGAACCACACGTCCAGAGCGAGGTCGGGCCGCTGCGATCGGTGCTGCTGCACCGCCCGGGCACGGAGCTGAAGCGCCTCACCCCGCGCAACAGCGACCAACTCCTGTTCGACGCGATCCCGTGGGTCGACCGCGCACAGGAGGAGCACGACGCGTTCGCCGAGGTCCTGCGCGAGCGGGGCGTGGAGGTGCTGCTGCTGCGCGAGCTGCTCGTCGAAGCGCTGCAGGACTCGCGGGCGCGCGCCGCGGCCGTGCTGACCTGCGTCGACGAGCTCAAGCTGGGTGCCGACACCGCCGACACGCTGCGCTCCCACCTGTCCGGTGTGGACGACGCCGCGCTGGCCGAGGTCCTCATCGCGGGCATGACCTTCGAGGAACTGCCCGCGGCCGAGGGGCAGTCGCTGGTCCGCCGCATGCACCACCCGCACGACTTCGCCATCGAGCCGCTGCCGAACCTGCTGTTCACCCGCGACTCGTCGGTGTGGGTGCGCGACCGGGTCGCCATCGCCTCCCTGGCGATGCCCGCGCGCCGCCGCGAGTCGGCGCTCACCGACCTGGTCTACGCCTACCACCCGCGCTTCTCGCGCTCCCCCCGCGCGTACGGGGCGCACTCCGCCCCGGTCGAGGGCGGTGACGTGCTGGTGCTCGCGCCGGGTGTGGTGGCGATCGGCGTCGGCGAGCGCACCACGCCGGCCGGGGCGGAGGCGTTCGCGCGGTCGGTCTTCGCCGACGACCTGGCGCACACCGTGCTGGCCGTGCCGATCGAGCAGACGCGCGCGTCGATGCACCTGGACACGGTGTGCACGATGGTCGACCGCGACGCGGTGGTGATGTACCCGGCCGTCCAGCACGCGCTGTGCGCCTACACGCTGCGCCCCGCGGGCGGTGAGCTGAAGGTGTCCGGGCCGACGCCCTTCCTGACCGCGGCGGCGGAGGCGATGGAGATCGACCACCTGCGCGTGATCGACACCGGCCTGGACCCGGTGACGGCCGAGCGCGAGCAGTGGGAGGACGGGAACAACACCCTCGCGCTCGCTCCGGGCGTGGTGGTCGCCTACGAGCGCAACGTGGAGACCAACGAGCGGTTGGAAGAAGCGGGCATCGAAGTGCTGCGCATTTCCGGTTCGGAACTCGGTTCCGGGCGCGGCGGCCCGCGCTGCATGTCCTGCCCCATCACCCGGGACCCACTTCCCGAACTCCCCTGA
- a CDS encoding ferritin: MTATAKIQHKETQFEHLLQEQVRNEFTASQQYTAVAVWFDDNDLPQLAKHFYRQALEERNHAMMIIQYLMDNGVKPYVPGVEQVRNDFTETRELVALALEQEREVTREIETLARTAREEGNYLGEQFMQWFLKEQVEEVSQMSTLLNVVDRAKGNLFHVEDFLARETVGDDGSDPTAPPVAGGAL, translated from the coding sequence ATGACCGCCACCGCGAAGATCCAGCACAAGGAAACCCAGTTCGAACACCTGCTCCAGGAACAGGTGCGGAACGAATTCACCGCCTCGCAGCAGTACACCGCCGTCGCCGTGTGGTTCGACGACAACGACCTGCCGCAGCTGGCCAAGCACTTCTACCGGCAGGCGCTCGAGGAGCGCAACCACGCGATGATGATCATCCAGTACCTGATGGACAACGGCGTCAAGCCGTACGTGCCGGGCGTCGAGCAGGTCCGCAACGACTTCACCGAGACCCGGGAGCTCGTCGCCCTGGCCCTGGAGCAGGAGCGCGAGGTCACCCGCGAGATCGAGACCCTGGCCCGGACCGCCCGCGAGGAGGGCAACTACCTCGGCGAGCAGTTCATGCAGTGGTTCCTCAAGGAGCAGGTCGAGGAGGTCTCCCAGATGTCGACCCTGCTCAACGTGGTCGACCGCGCCAAGGGCAACCTGTTCCACGTCGAGGACTTCCTGGCCCGCGAGACCGTCGGCGACGACGGCTCGGACCCCACGGCCCCGCCGGTGGCCGGCGGAGCGCTCTGA
- a CDS encoding SigE family RNA polymerase sigma factor has product MTAHLPAAPTAPEAAIGARRRQARRGDMAATEDDFAEFVRVALPGLMRYGHALTGNPHDAADLVQTVLEKVGARWAKVCRNCADPTAYVRKAMANTHVSRWRRSRRETLLADFPDVPAHAQPDRLENEPLWQALRSLPPRQRAVIVLRYYEGLSEAEIAESLGVSCGTVKSQASKAMASLRKRLSGAGGRG; this is encoded by the coding sequence GTGACCGCGCACCTGCCCGCAGCACCGACCGCTCCCGAGGCGGCGATCGGTGCTCGACGGAGGCAGGCGCGCCGGGGGGACATGGCGGCAACGGAAGACGACTTCGCGGAGTTCGTCCGGGTGGCCCTGCCCGGACTCATGCGCTACGGGCACGCGCTCACCGGCAACCCGCACGACGCCGCCGACCTGGTGCAGACGGTGCTGGAGAAGGTCGGCGCGCGCTGGGCCAAGGTCTGCCGGAACTGCGCGGACCCGACCGCCTACGTGCGCAAGGCGATGGCGAACACGCACGTCAGCCGCTGGCGCCGCTCCCGGCGGGAGACGCTGCTCGCCGACTTCCCGGACGTCCCGGCGCACGCGCAGCCGGACCGGCTGGAGAACGAGCCGCTCTGGCAGGCGCTGCGCAGCCTGCCGCCGCGGCAGCGCGCGGTCATCGTGCTGCGCTACTACGAGGGCCTGTCCGAGGCGGAGATCGCCGAGAGCCTCGGCGTGAGCTGCGGGACGGTCAAGAGCCAGGCGAGCAAGGCGATGGCCTCGCTGCGCAAGCGGCTCTCCGGCGCTGGTGGGAGGGGGTGA
- a CDS encoding DUF5926 family protein, giving the protein MSKRTATKPEADTGIKPRQPCPCGSGKRYKACHGAAGGAADVIVTRPFEGLAAECELIALREFVPSATATLPLRGDGEITLATVLPMAAAALRRNDDRRFVGLQVQTHSGDISRDLARAVEWVQDAELGASLPVVGPETAPAGTVPTRLQDLLDPEAELEVEVHDDFSWWLPEDVEPTGEVKLSLERANAAIMPTARLTADGVKSAYWVDAGEKAHLRWVRPEPEEQLIAAMARLSARSELALDEDSRYAGSFRAHGLLVPVWDLDREKHPREWDEPAAALGRRLEEALASLEDQPLDAAERRARDGLRGRQVTIR; this is encoded by the coding sequence GTGTCGAAGCGAACCGCGACGAAGCCTGAGGCGGACACCGGGATCAAGCCGCGCCAGCCCTGCCCGTGCGGTTCGGGCAAGCGCTACAAGGCCTGCCACGGTGCCGCCGGTGGCGCCGCTGACGTGATCGTGACCAGGCCCTTCGAGGGGCTGGCCGCCGAGTGCGAGCTCATCGCGCTGCGCGAGTTCGTGCCGTCGGCCACGGCCACGCTGCCGCTGCGCGGCGACGGCGAGATCACCCTGGCCACGGTGCTGCCGATGGCCGCGGCGGCGTTGCGGCGCAACGACGACCGCAGGTTCGTCGGCCTGCAGGTGCAGACCCACTCCGGGGACATCAGCCGGGACCTGGCCCGCGCGGTGGAGTGGGTGCAGGACGCCGAGCTGGGCGCCTCGCTGCCGGTCGTGGGGCCGGAGACGGCCCCGGCGGGCACCGTGCCGACCCGGCTGCAGGACCTGCTGGACCCGGAGGCGGAGCTCGAGGTCGAAGTGCACGACGACTTCTCGTGGTGGCTGCCCGAGGACGTCGAGCCGACCGGCGAGGTCAAGCTGTCGCTGGAGCGGGCGAACGCGGCCATCATGCCCACCGCTCGGCTGACGGCCGATGGGGTGAAATCTGCCTACTGGGTCGACGCCGGCGAGAAGGCGCACCTGCGCTGGGTGCGCCCGGAGCCGGAGGAGCAGCTGATCGCCGCGATGGCCCGCCTGTCCGCCCGCAGTGAGCTCGCGCTCGACGAGGACAGCCGCTACGCCGGGTCCTTCCGCGCCCACGGCCTGCTGGTCCCGGTGTGGGACCTGGACCGGGAGAAGCACCCCCGCGAGTGGGACGAGCCCGCCGCCGCCCTGGGCCGCCGCCTGGAGGAGGCCCTGGCCTCCCTGGAGGACCAGCCGCTCGACGCGGCCGAGCGCCGCGCCCGCGACGGCCTCCGCGGCCGCCAGGTCACCATCCGCTGA
- a CDS encoding glycerophosphodiester phosphodiesterase, with amino-acid sequence MRPVRQPIPDVVAHRGASAHRAEHTRGAYELALEQGSDALECDVRVSRDGHLVCVHDRRIDRTSNARGVVSELTVDGMAGVDFGSWHRELPGSADELVDWTGPAPEHGVLTLDELLGMVGDHPRPVRLFVETKHPVRYGGLVERELVALLARHGLDAPADPERSTVLMMSFSQAAVRRFRAAAPLVPTVLLFDRFRGSWRNGVLPPWADIAGPGIRLLREDPGFVARAAALGRDTYCWTVDDPADVELCERAGVRYLATNSPASTRSHLADPDLPRFGSVTTK; translated from the coding sequence ATCAGACCCGTGCGTCAGCCGATCCCCGACGTGGTCGCGCACCGAGGAGCCTCGGCACACCGCGCCGAGCACACCCGCGGTGCCTACGAACTGGCCCTCGAACAGGGCTCCGACGCGCTCGAGTGCGACGTCCGGGTCAGCCGTGACGGCCACCTGGTGTGCGTGCACGACCGCCGCATCGACCGGACCTCCAACGCCCGGGGCGTGGTCAGCGAGCTGACCGTCGACGGGATGGCCGGCGTGGACTTCGGCAGCTGGCACCGCGAGCTGCCCGGCTCCGCCGACGAGCTGGTCGACTGGACCGGCCCCGCCCCGGAGCACGGCGTGCTCACCCTCGACGAGCTCCTCGGCATGGTCGGCGACCACCCGCGGCCGGTGCGGCTGTTCGTCGAGACCAAGCACCCGGTGCGCTACGGCGGGCTGGTCGAGCGCGAACTCGTCGCGCTGCTGGCCCGCCACGGCCTGGACGCGCCGGCCGACCCGGAGCGGTCGACGGTGCTGATGATGTCGTTCTCGCAGGCGGCCGTCCGCCGGTTCCGCGCGGCGGCCCCGCTGGTGCCGACGGTGCTGCTGTTCGACCGGTTCCGCGGCTCCTGGCGCAACGGGGTGCTGCCGCCGTGGGCCGACATCGCCGGGCCGGGGATCCGGCTGCTCCGCGAGGACCCGGGCTTCGTCGCCCGCGCCGCCGCGCTCGGCCGCGACACCTACTGCTGGACGGTCGACGACCCGGCCGACGTGGAGCTCTGCGAGCGCGCCGGAGTGCGGTACCTGGCCACCAACTCACCCGCCTCGACCCGCTCCCACCTGGCTGATCCCGACCTCCCGCGGTTCGGTAGCGTCACCACGAAGTGA
- a CDS encoding DUF4328 domain-containing protein, with product MTSGPPQQPPAGWVATPPGGPRRPRPPRRPRRYTGPPAYPAVPRWGFPMLAWRWPLALPAQQHVGAEVRATAAARTALLSLWATAGVAGLATAAEVWRYVLLVLSRDGALARAPLAISDALVVTTGSLLWVLGVLSGVLVVLWGLRARAAAAERIGVRNARPDWQVVVGVLVPGLNLFVPGSAVAELEHALLVAEGARERGARPFPTLRVRFWWATWAATLLVGWLTLLWGFRGTVQALADGVVLHAVNDALVTLLAVLTVQLVTYVMRLLVDPDPTELRFLQVRAVRATPPPPRAERPSTAPR from the coding sequence GTGACCTCCGGACCTCCGCAGCAGCCCCCGGCGGGGTGGGTCGCCACCCCGCCCGGCGGGCCGCGCCGCCCGCGTCCGCCGCGGCGCCCGCGCCGCTACACCGGCCCGCCCGCCTACCCGGCGGTGCCGCGCTGGGGCTTCCCGATGCTGGCGTGGCGGTGGCCGCTCGCGCTGCCCGCGCAGCAGCACGTCGGTGCCGAGGTGCGGGCGACCGCGGCGGCCCGCACCGCGCTGCTGTCGCTGTGGGCCACCGCGGGCGTCGCCGGGCTGGCGACCGCGGCCGAGGTCTGGCGCTACGTCCTGCTCGTGCTGAGCCGGGACGGGGCGCTGGCCCGCGCGCCGCTGGCCATCTCCGACGCGCTGGTGGTCACCACCGGCTCCCTGCTGTGGGTGCTGGGCGTGCTCAGCGGCGTGCTGGTGGTGCTGTGGGGCCTGCGCGCCCGGGCCGCGGCGGCCGAGCGCATCGGGGTGCGCAACGCCCGCCCCGACTGGCAGGTGGTCGTCGGCGTGCTGGTCCCGGGCCTGAACCTGTTCGTGCCCGGCTCGGCGGTGGCCGAGCTGGAGCACGCGCTGCTGGTCGCCGAGGGCGCCCGGGAACGCGGCGCGCGGCCGTTCCCGACGCTGCGCGTCCGGTTCTGGTGGGCGACGTGGGCGGCCACGCTGCTGGTCGGGTGGCTCACGCTGCTCTGGGGGTTCCGCGGCACCGTCCAGGCGCTCGCCGACGGGGTCGTGCTGCACGCGGTGAACGACGCGCTCGTCACGCTGCTCGCGGTGCTCACCGTCCAGCTGGTCACGTACGTGATGCGCCTGCTGGTCGACCCGGACCCCACCGAGCTGCGCTTCCTGCAGGTCCGCGCGGTCCGCGCGACCCCGCCCCCGCCGCGGGCCGAGCGCCCGTCCACCGCCCCGCGCTGA
- a CDS encoding rhodanese-like domain-containing protein, whose amino-acid sequence MQPEELPEQLPEGSVLLDVREEDEWRAGHAPDAVHLPMSDLVQRLDEIPEADQLYVICRSGGRSAKVTAYLNANGWDAVNVERGMNGWAAIGRPMVSDDGEPYVL is encoded by the coding sequence GTGCAGCCGGAAGAGCTCCCCGAGCAGCTGCCCGAGGGCAGCGTGCTGCTGGACGTGCGGGAGGAGGACGAGTGGCGGGCCGGCCACGCGCCCGACGCCGTGCACCTCCCGATGAGCGACCTCGTGCAGCGCCTCGACGAGATCCCGGAAGCCGACCAGCTCTACGTGATCTGCCGCTCCGGCGGCCGGTCGGCGAAGGTCACCGCGTACCTCAACGCCAACGGCTGGGACGCGGTCAACGTCGAGCGCGGCATGAACGGCTGGGCGGCCATCGGCCGGCCGATGGTGTCCGACGACGGTGAGCCGTACGTGCTGTGA
- a CDS encoding solute symporter family protein: MVVVFRASRNTKTAADYYAGGRAFTGPQNGIAISGDYLSAASFLGIAGAIAVYGYDGFLYSIGFLVAWLVALLLVAELLRNTGKYTMGDVLSFRMRERPVRTAASLSTLAVTFFYLLAQMAGAGGLVALLLGIHSKAGQALVIAVVGALMIVYVLVGGMKGTTWVQIIKAALLIAGAFVMTLWVLGLYGFNLSGLLGDAANVAGGDSVLNPGAQYGKTETSKIDFVSLGIALVLGTAGLPHVLMRFYTVPTAKEARRSVVWAIWLIGLFYLFTLVLGYGAGALVGPDTIKDAPGGVNSAAPLLALELGGPLLLGFIAAVAFATILAVVAGLTITASASFAHDIYANVIKKGQIDDKNQEVKIARITAVVIGIVSILGGIAANGQNVAFLVALAFAVAASANLPTLLYSLFWKRFNTTGALWSIYGGLAVTIALIVFSPAVSGSEDAMFPSLDFAWFPLKNPGLISIPVSFLLGYLGTVLSKDKADEAKYAEMEVRSLTGTGAEKAVSH; encoded by the coding sequence ATGGTGGTGGTCTTCCGGGCGAGCCGGAACACCAAGACCGCGGCCGACTACTACGCGGGTGGTCGCGCCTTCACCGGCCCGCAGAACGGCATCGCCATCTCCGGTGACTACCTGTCCGCCGCGTCCTTCCTCGGCATCGCCGGGGCGATCGCCGTCTACGGCTACGACGGCTTCCTGTACTCCATCGGGTTCCTGGTGGCCTGGCTGGTGGCGCTGCTGCTGGTCGCCGAGCTGCTGCGGAACACCGGCAAGTACACGATGGGCGACGTGCTCAGCTTCCGGATGCGGGAGCGTCCGGTGCGCACCGCCGCGTCGCTGTCCACCCTCGCGGTGACCTTCTTCTACCTGCTCGCCCAGATGGCCGGTGCCGGCGGTCTGGTGGCGCTGCTGCTGGGCATCCACAGCAAGGCCGGGCAGGCCCTGGTCATCGCCGTGGTCGGCGCGCTGATGATCGTGTACGTGCTGGTCGGCGGCATGAAGGGCACCACCTGGGTGCAGATCATCAAGGCCGCGCTGCTCATCGCGGGCGCCTTCGTGATGACCTTGTGGGTGCTCGGCCTGTACGGCTTCAACCTGTCCGGCCTGCTGGGCGACGCCGCCAACGTCGCCGGGGGCGACTCGGTGCTCAACCCCGGCGCGCAGTACGGCAAGACGGAGACCAGCAAGATCGACTTCGTCTCGCTCGGCATCGCCCTGGTGCTGGGCACCGCCGGCCTGCCGCACGTGCTGATGCGCTTCTACACCGTGCCCACCGCCAAGGAGGCCCGCCGCTCGGTGGTCTGGGCGATCTGGCTGATCGGCCTGTTCTACCTGTTCACGCTGGTCCTGGGCTACGGCGCCGGCGCGCTGGTCGGGCCGGACACCATCAAGGACGCCCCGGGCGGGGTGAACTCCGCGGCGCCGCTGCTGGCCCTGGAGCTCGGCGGCCCGCTGCTGCTGGGCTTCATCGCCGCGGTCGCCTTCGCCACCATCCTGGCCGTGGTCGCGGGTCTGACCATCACCGCGTCCGCCTCGTTCGCGCACGACATCTACGCGAACGTGATCAAGAAGGGCCAGATCGACGACAAGAACCAGGAGGTCAAGATCGCCCGGATCACCGCGGTGGTGATCGGCATCGTGTCCATCCTGGGCGGCATCGCGGCCAACGGGCAGAACGTGGCGTTCCTGGTGGCGCTGGCGTTCGCGGTGGCGGCCTCGGCGAACCTGCCGACGCTGCTGTACTCGCTGTTCTGGAAGCGGTTCAACACCACCGGCGCGCTGTGGAGCATCTACGGCGGTCTGGCGGTCACGATCGCGCTGATCGTGTTCTCCCCGGCGGTCTCCGGCAGCGAGGACGCGATGTTCCCGTCGCTGGACTTCGCCTGGTTCCCGCTGAAGAACCCGGGCCTGATCTCGATCCCGGTGTCGTTCCTGCTCGGCTACCTCGGCACCGTGCTGAGCAAGGACAAGGCCGACGAGGCCAAGTACGCCGAGATGGAGGTCCGTTCCCTCACCGGGACCGGCGCCGAGAAGGCCGTCTCGCACTGA